Proteins found in one Leguminivora glycinivorella isolate SPB_JAAS2020 chromosome 4, LegGlyc_1.1, whole genome shotgun sequence genomic segment:
- the LOC125225559 gene encoding uncharacterized protein LOC125225559, with amino-acid sequence MKEDEAPEEPPKVIATSDIKSWLRKIELSLQDINQTASEDFTLVTRCFKCQLYNHAAKTCKMDCNICGHCGEAGHTIKECPKKDAPPKCATCSHFRKPSDHQTGDPDCPARQMAEKRFINSIDYEGA; translated from the exons ATGAAAGAGGATGAAGCCCCCGAAGAGCCTCCGAAGGTCATCGCCACGAGTGATATCAAATCTTGGCTTAGAAAAATAGAATTAAGCCTGCAGGACATCAACCAAACAGCTTCGGAAG ATTTCACATTGGTAACCCGCTGCTTTAAATGCCAGCTCTACAACCATGCTGCAAAGACCTGTAAAATGGACTGCAACATCTGCGGACATTGCGGCGAAGCGGGGCACACAATCAAAGAATGCCCGAAAAAGGACGCCCCTCCGAAGTGTGCAACCTGCTCGCACTTCAGGAAACCGAGCGACCACCAAACAGGCGACCCCGATTGCCCAGCGAGACAAATGGCCGAGAAAAGGTTTATAAACTCTATAGACTATGAGGGCGCCTGA